In one window of Candidatus Avedoeria danica DNA:
- the pdxH gene encoding pyridoxamine 5'-phosphate oxidase — MPPPDADEPSFNKVDAAATPMAQFERWWTEWRVVTSSGVPDRSADPSAVALATASAEGRPSARMVLLKEFDAGGFVFFTNTESRKGQELAANGWASLLFHWPAMGRQVRAEGPVAPIDAAASDAYFATRARDSRIGTWASLQSTVLADRAALVARVAETEARFAGADVPRPPHWGGYRLTPDAVEFWQARPHRLHDRLRYRPHGAGWAIERLAP; from the coding sequence ATGCCCCCACCCGACGCCGACGAACCCTCGTTCAACAAGGTCGATGCGGCCGCGACGCCCATGGCCCAGTTCGAGCGTTGGTGGACGGAGTGGCGCGTGGTCACATCGTCAGGCGTGCCCGACAGGTCGGCCGATCCGTCGGCCGTCGCCCTCGCCACGGCGAGCGCCGAGGGCCGTCCTTCGGCGCGGATGGTGCTCCTCAAGGAGTTCGACGCGGGCGGATTCGTGTTCTTCACGAACACCGAGAGCCGCAAGGGACAAGAGCTGGCCGCGAACGGCTGGGCGTCATTGCTGTTCCACTGGCCGGCGATGGGCCGCCAGGTGCGAGCCGAGGGTCCGGTCGCGCCGATCGACGCCGCGGCCAGCGACGCCTATTTCGCGACGCGGGCGCGCGACAGCCGGATCGGCACGTGGGCCTCCTTGCAGAGCACCGTCCTGGCGGATCGGGCGGCGCTCGTCGCCCGCGTCGCCGAGACCGAGGCGCGGTTCGCGGGCGCCGACGTGCCCCGACCGCCGCACTGGGGCGGCTACCGCCTGACGCCGGACGCGGTGGAGTTCTGGCAGGCGCGCCCCCACCGCTTGCACGATCGCCTGCGCTATCGGCCGCACGGCGCGGGCTGGGCCATCGAGCGGCTGGCGCCGTGA
- the pgeF gene encoding peptidoglycan editing factor PgeF, giving the protein MRLPLIQPPPTTPFGWHISAPPVPLLRSALLDGLDGLRHAFTTRNGGVSAAPYAALNLGLHVGDAAEAVVANRAAVAAALGLDAGALVLAEQVHGADVAVVGSADRGRGALRPATALPGCDVLVTAEPGVALVALAADCVPILLADPVRRTAAAVHAGWRGTVAGAAGAAVRAMAALGSRPGDVRAAIGPCIGVEHYDVGGNVADAAAAAWPDDAARWIVDRRGATAFDLAAANRDQLVAAGLAPDHVAMCGISTAGDVGTWFSHRAEGGRTGRQAGIVGWAPGTTG; this is encoded by the coding sequence GTGCGGCTGCCGCTGATCCAGCCGCCCCCGACAACGCCCTTCGGCTGGCACATCTCGGCCCCTCCCGTCCCCTTGCTGCGCTCGGCGCTCCTGGACGGACTCGACGGCCTGCGCCACGCCTTCACGACGCGCAACGGCGGCGTCAGCGCCGCGCCGTATGCCGCGCTGAACCTCGGCCTGCACGTCGGCGACGCGGCGGAGGCGGTCGTCGCGAACCGCGCGGCCGTCGCCGCAGCGCTCGGGCTGGACGCGGGCGCGCTCGTGCTCGCCGAACAGGTCCACGGCGCGGACGTCGCCGTCGTCGGCTCGGCCGATCGCGGCCGCGGTGCATTGCGGCCGGCCACCGCCCTGCCCGGCTGCGACGTCCTCGTGACGGCCGAGCCCGGCGTGGCGCTCGTCGCCCTCGCGGCGGACTGCGTCCCGATCCTGCTGGCCGACCCCGTCCGCCGGACGGCGGCGGCCGTCCACGCCGGCTGGCGGGGCACGGTGGCGGGGGCCGCCGGCGCGGCGGTCCGCGCGATGGCCGCGCTCGGGAGCCGCCCGGGCGACGTTCGCGCCGCGATCGGCCCGTGCATCGGCGTCGAGCACTACGACGTGGGCGGGAACGTGGCGGACGCGGCCGCCGCGGCGTGGCCCGACGACGCCGCGCGCTGGATCGTGGACCGGCGCGGCGCGACGGCGTTCGATCTGGCGGCCGCGAATCGCGATCAGCTCGTGGCCGCCGGCCTGGCGCCGGATCATGTGGCGATGTGCGGGATATCGACGGCCGGCGATGTCGGCACGTGGTTCTCGCACCGGGCGGAGGGGGGACGGACGGGGCGGCAGGCCGGGATCGTCGGCTGGGCGCCGGGCACCACCGGCTGA
- a CDS encoding serine hydrolase, with translation MSPKIRSLAAMLLLTVAVLLVPLLIAPVRAARPLPGAIDKPSMLTASGLTASGLRSAAQAESPLSPLSPLSRLARLANAPDVLEQTTALEAIQAYRASDGDHATTSDGLAGAQQADPYAAIDACMAAEMQAKGVPGAQVAVMLDGRLTYAKGYGVKNAAQGGDVDADTLFRIGSVTKMMTAAGLMQQVEQGKIDLQQPLSVALPGFGIGGAWDSPGVDGDDLTPWHLLTHSSAYPDSLFITTGGIAGPTTPGSLAAWAVANVTTTLHAPPGTFWNYSNPNFSLAGAAIERLSGMSYNDYMRQKVWGPAAMTQTMLLASDAAAYGNTTFGHYIDAATGMPRIDAVDAYDNWPAAPAGFAFSTTTDLVKWADLLMRGGAPVLSTASVTAMTSRQMELMLGDQAYGYGIFVERDLGLDPILSHGGNIPGWGAYVIWVPERRMAVATLGNTTASMDRTAGCAVVNVLGLSAPTPAASPTPGPTATPQPAPTADVVALGRYAGRYGGLFVDGSVITTTLSVSGTQLAATFADAIAPGVDYVTALPQVGPNIFLLDLNGDAVPDVSLDFLDAAGAPAVGMATPRWLRSRVYVATYQGPVGPAMTATATATASGSTPIPTASDVPPTPTPTYVPPTPTITPQETSAGPTVAPTALPTGRPTVPTAGPILCPQVEPKVPAALLAAAMANPQAVGGYDQPCRRNVPLGPYNTKRRSLTLLNNALPYHPLFNPLTFQCGCR, from the coding sequence ATGTCGCCGAAGATCCGCTCGCTCGCCGCAATGCTGCTGCTCACGGTTGCCGTGCTGCTCGTGCCGCTGCTGATCGCGCCCGTCCGCGCGGCGCGCCCGCTCCCCGGGGCGATCGACAAGCCATCGATGCTCACCGCGTCCGGCCTCACCGCGTCCGGCCTTCGTTCGGCCGCGCAGGCCGAATCGCCCCTGTCGCCCCTGTCGCCCCTGTCGCGCTTGGCACGCCTGGCGAACGCGCCGGATGTCCTCGAGCAGACGACGGCGCTCGAGGCGATCCAAGCCTATCGCGCATCCGACGGCGACCACGCGACGACGTCGGACGGGCTGGCCGGCGCGCAGCAGGCGGACCCGTACGCCGCGATCGACGCATGCATGGCGGCCGAGATGCAGGCCAAGGGCGTGCCGGGCGCGCAGGTGGCGGTGATGCTGGACGGGCGGCTGACGTACGCCAAGGGGTACGGCGTGAAGAACGCGGCCCAAGGCGGCGATGTGGACGCCGACACGCTGTTCCGGATCGGGTCCGTCACGAAGATGATGACCGCCGCCGGGCTCATGCAGCAGGTCGAGCAGGGCAAGATCGATCTCCAGCAGCCGCTGTCCGTCGCGCTGCCCGGCTTCGGGATCGGCGGCGCGTGGGACAGCCCCGGCGTGGACGGCGACGATCTCACGCCCTGGCACCTTCTCACGCACTCGTCGGCCTACCCGGACAGCCTGTTCATCACCACCGGCGGCATCGCCGGCCCGACGACGCCGGGCAGCCTGGCCGCGTGGGCCGTCGCCAACGTGACGACGACGCTGCACGCCCCGCCGGGGACGTTCTGGAACTACAGCAACCCGAACTTCTCGCTGGCCGGCGCGGCGATCGAGCGGCTGAGCGGCATGTCCTACAACGACTACATGCGCCAGAAGGTCTGGGGACCGGCGGCGATGACGCAGACGATGCTCCTGGCGAGCGACGCGGCGGCGTACGGCAACACGACGTTCGGGCACTACATCGACGCCGCGACCGGCATGCCGCGGATCGACGCGGTCGACGCCTACGACAACTGGCCGGCCGCTCCGGCCGGCTTCGCCTTCTCGACGACGACGGACCTCGTGAAGTGGGCCGATCTGCTCATGCGCGGCGGCGCGCCGGTGCTATCGACGGCGTCCGTGACCGCGATGACGAGCCGGCAGATGGAGCTCATGCTCGGCGATCAGGCGTACGGCTATGGGATCTTCGTCGAGCGCGATCTCGGCCTCGACCCGATCCTGAGCCACGGCGGGAACATTCCTGGATGGGGCGCCTACGTGATCTGGGTGCCCGAGCGACGCATGGCGGTGGCCACCCTCGGCAACACGACCGCTTCGATGGACCGCACGGCCGGCTGCGCCGTCGTGAACGTCCTCGGCCTCAGCGCCCCGACGCCCGCCGCATCGCCGACGCCGGGTCCGACCGCGACGCCGCAGCCGGCGCCGACGGCGGACGTCGTGGCGCTCGGCCGCTACGCCGGGCGCTACGGCGGGCTGTTCGTGGACGGCAGCGTCATCACGACAACGCTCTCCGTGAGCGGCACGCAGCTCGCCGCGACGTTCGCCGACGCCATCGCGCCGGGGGTGGACTACGTGACCGCGCTGCCGCAAGTCGGGCCGAACATCTTCCTGCTCGACCTGAACGGCGACGCGGTGCCCGACGTGTCGCTCGACTTCCTCGACGCCGCCGGCGCACCCGCCGTCGGCATGGCGACGCCGCGCTGGCTGCGATCGCGGGTCTACGTGGCGACGTACCAGGGTCCGGTTGGGCCGGCGATGACGGCCACGGCCACCGCGACCGCCAGCGGCTCGACGCCCATCCCGACCGCGTCCGATGTTCCGCCGACCCCGACGCCGACCTACGTTCCGCCGACCCCGACCATCACGCCCCAGGAAACGTCCGCCGGCCCGACGGTCGCCCCCACCGCGCTGCCCACCGGCCGCCCGACCGTCCCGACCGCAGGGCCGATCCTGTGCCCCCAAGTCGAGCCGAAGGTGCCGGCCGCCCTCCTCGCCGCCGCCATGGCCAACCCGCAGGCCGTCGGCGGCTACGATCAGCCGTGCCGGCGCAACGTGCCGCTCGGCCCGTACAACACCAAGCGCCGCTCACTCACGCTCCTGAACAACGCGCTGCCCTATCACCCGCTCTTCAACCCGCTGACCTTCCAGTGCGGCTGCCGCTGA
- a CDS encoding gamma-glutamyltransferase family protein: protein MSIRSAFPSRRSTVLGTRGVVAASQPLAAMAGVRTLLAGGNAVDAAIATAAALAVVEPTGCGMGGDAFALVFDAAAGRVDAYDGSGAAPRAADADALVAAGHAAVPQRGAFSVTVPGAVDAWAELAASRGTMGLDALLAPAIELAEGGFPVSERIAAAWRASERLLAGDPAARRHLLLDGRAPREGEVMRLPAMGRSLRAVAEGGRAALYGGPLGGAIAAAVAAGGGWLTADDIARHAGRWVDPIRVGFAGLRVWQCPPPGQGLAALIALGIADGWRGEPSAERPDERRRAAAAGDEAPTSAAAWGDVAHLHPLIEAMRLGFADAAAHVADPDAYAVPIAQLLDPAYLAARRALVHSDRAMGMPTTGVPGPGGTVYLAVVDAAGNACSFIQSNYMGFGSGLVAGETGIPIQNRGAGFVLAAGHPNRLAGGKRPFHTIIPGLATRATDGSLFGVFGVMGGHMQPQGHLQVLANIAWHGFDAQRALDAPRFQITPGGRVALEPWFDDTVRRGLADRGHDVIARDDTPPAGTFGGGQVIVVDDAGVRHGGSDPRKDGCAIAT, encoded by the coding sequence ATGTCCATTCGCTCCGCCTTCCCGAGCCGCCGCAGCACCGTCCTCGGCACGCGTGGCGTCGTCGCGGCCAGCCAGCCGCTCGCGGCGATGGCCGGTGTCCGGACGCTCCTGGCCGGCGGGAACGCCGTCGACGCGGCCATCGCCACGGCCGCCGCGCTGGCCGTCGTGGAGCCGACGGGCTGCGGGATGGGCGGCGACGCGTTCGCGCTGGTGTTCGACGCCGCCGCCGGCCGGGTCGACGCCTACGACGGCAGCGGCGCCGCCCCGCGCGCGGCCGACGCCGACGCCCTCGTCGCAGCCGGCCACGCCGCCGTCCCGCAGCGCGGCGCCTTCAGCGTCACCGTTCCCGGCGCCGTCGATGCCTGGGCCGAGTTGGCGGCGTCGCGCGGCACGATGGGGCTCGATGCGTTGCTGGCGCCGGCGATCGAGCTGGCCGAGGGTGGCTTCCCGGTGAGCGAGCGCATCGCAGCGGCGTGGCGGGCCAGCGAGCGCCTCCTGGCGGGCGATCCGGCCGCGCGCCGACATCTCCTGTTGGACGGCCGTGCGCCGCGCGAAGGCGAGGTCATGCGCCTGCCGGCGATGGGCCGCAGCCTGCGCGCCGTCGCAGAAGGCGGCCGCGCGGCGCTGTACGGCGGCCCGCTCGGCGGGGCGATCGCCGCGGCCGTCGCCGCGGGCGGGGGCTGGCTGACGGCGGACGACATCGCCCGCCACGCCGGCCGCTGGGTCGATCCGATCCGCGTCGGGTTCGCCGGCCTGCGCGTCTGGCAGTGTCCGCCGCCGGGCCAGGGTCTGGCGGCGCTCATCGCGCTCGGCATCGCGGACGGGTGGCGCGGCGAACCGTCGGCCGAACGACCCGATGAACGGCGCCGCGCCGCCGCTGCCGGCGACGAAGCCCCGACATCGGCAGCCGCATGGGGCGATGTCGCCCACCTCCACCCGCTCATCGAAGCGATGCGCCTCGGCTTCGCCGACGCAGCGGCCCACGTGGCCGACCCCGATGCCTACGCGGTGCCGATCGCACAACTCCTCGATCCGGCATACCTCGCCGCTCGGCGGGCGCTCGTTCACTCGGACCGCGCGATGGGCATGCCGACGACGGGCGTGCCGGGTCCGGGCGGAACGGTCTACTTGGCGGTCGTCGACGCGGCCGGCAACGCGTGCTCGTTCATCCAGTCCAACTACATGGGCTTCGGCAGCGGCCTCGTGGCGGGCGAGACCGGGATCCCGATCCAGAACCGCGGGGCCGGCTTCGTCCTGGCGGCGGGCCACCCGAACCGGCTGGCGGGCGGCAAGCGGCCGTTCCACACCATCATCCCGGGGCTGGCGACCCGCGCCACGGACGGCTCGCTGTTCGGCGTGTTCGGCGTGATGGGCGGCCACATGCAGCCGCAGGGGCACCTCCAGGTGCTGGCGAACATCGCCTGGCACGGGTTCGATGCCCAGCGCGCCCTCGATGCGCCGCGCTTCCAGATCACGCCGGGCGGCCGCGTGGCGCTCGAGCCGTGGTTCGATGACACCGTGCGTCGTGGCCTGGCGGATCGCGGTCACGATGTGATCGCCCGCGACGACACACCACCGGCGGGCACGTTCGGCGGCGGCCAGGTGATCGTCGTCGACGACGCCGGCGTGCGGCACGGCGGGAGCGATCCGCGCAAGGACGGTTGCGCGATCGCGACGTGA
- a CDS encoding PadR family transcriptional regulator, translating into MAQMRRGSLELCVLAILARGRRYGYDIVQALSGADGFVIKEGTIYPLLNRLRSEGLVDAEWQPSPQGPDRKYYALTRQGEARLSAVRDQWRIFADDIARILEGDA; encoded by the coding sequence ATGGCCCAGATGCGGCGCGGCTCGCTCGAGCTGTGCGTCCTGGCGATCCTGGCGCGGGGTCGGCGTTACGGCTACGACATCGTGCAGGCCCTCTCGGGGGCGGACGGCTTCGTCATCAAAGAGGGGACGATCTACCCGCTCCTCAACCGGCTGCGCTCGGAGGGGCTCGTCGACGCGGAGTGGCAGCCGTCGCCGCAGGGGCCGGACCGCAAGTACTACGCGCTGACGCGCCAAGGTGAGGCGCGCCTGTCGGCCGTACGCGACCAGTGGCGGATCTTCGCCGACGACATCGCGCGCATCCTCGAGGGCGACGCATGA
- a CDS encoding NTP transferase domain-containing protein, translating to MNKAAPVEITAVVLAAGASTRMGRAKLHLPWGDTTILGRVLAILREAGVDRLVVVVRPGDETAVHTAGAAGADIARVTRAATAGAGDAGDCPTPSLQAALALLADAATAIASRPPAPPDAVLVMPGDLPLMRPDTVERIIRTFRNAPEGPRAIVAPVLEGGVDTR from the coding sequence GTGAATAAGGCCGCGCCGGTCGAAATCACGGCGGTCGTGCTGGCGGCCGGGGCCAGTACACGGATGGGCCGCGCCAAGCTCCACCTGCCGTGGGGCGACACGACGATCCTCGGCCGGGTCTTGGCGATCCTCCGCGAAGCCGGGGTTGACCGCCTCGTCGTCGTCGTGCGCCCCGGCGACGAAACAGCCGTGCACACGGCGGGTGCGGCGGGCGCCGACATCGCCCGGGTGACGCGGGCCGCCACCGCGGGGGCGGGCGACGCGGGAGACTGCCCGACGCCGTCACTGCAGGCGGCACTGGCGCTCCTGGCCGACGCCGCCACCGCCATCGCATCGCGTCCGCCTGCGCCGCCCGACGCGGTGCTCGTCATGCCGGGCGACCTGCCGCTCATGCGGCCCGACACTGTGGAACGCATCATCCGTACTTTCCGCAACGCACCCGAAGGTCCGCGCGCGATCGTCGCGCCGGTACTCGAGGGCGGCGTGGACACCCGGTGA
- a CDS encoding XdhC family protein codes for MATVTRTWGSAPWPVGSAMAVAPDGAFAGSVSGGCVETAVIEAALAMLGGDGQPRRLAFDVADETAWSVGLACGGRLEVEIVQLTPDAWRDAAASRAAPPHVILVGAGEIAVVLAKLARAVDRRVTVVDPRRAFATAARFPDADAIVHEAPAAALSTLAPTATAAIVVLSHDPKIDDPALDAALRTSAGYIGALGGRASQAARRDRLRAAGWDERAIARIHGPVGLAIGARTPAEIAVSVLAEIIAVERGPAGSADMRDGVVAE; via the coding sequence ATGGCCACCGTTACCCGCACCTGGGGCTCCGCACCCTGGCCGGTGGGCAGCGCGATGGCCGTGGCACCCGACGGAGCGTTCGCCGGCTCGGTGAGCGGCGGCTGCGTCGAGACCGCCGTCATCGAGGCGGCGCTCGCGATGCTCGGCGGCGACGGCCAGCCGCGGCGATTGGCGTTCGACGTGGCCGACGAGACGGCGTGGTCGGTCGGGCTGGCGTGCGGCGGGCGGCTCGAGGTGGAAATCGTCCAACTCACACCCGACGCTTGGCGTGACGCCGCCGCTTCACGGGCCGCGCCGCCACATGTGATCCTCGTCGGCGCCGGCGAGATCGCGGTGGTCCTCGCGAAGCTGGCGCGCGCCGTCGACCGGCGCGTGACGGTCGTCGACCCGCGCCGCGCCTTCGCCACCGCCGCACGCTTCCCGGACGCCGACGCGATCGTGCACGAGGCCCCGGCCGCGGCGCTGTCCACGCTCGCACCGACCGCCACCGCAGCAATCGTCGTCCTGAGCCACGACCCGAAGATCGACGACCCGGCGCTCGATGCCGCGCTGCGGACCTCGGCCGGCTACATCGGCGCGCTCGGCGGCCGTGCCTCGCAAGCGGCGCGGCGCGATCGGCTGCGGGCGGCCGGCTGGGACGAGCGCGCCATCGCGCGCATCCATGGCCCCGTCGGCCTGGCGATCGGTGCCCGGACGCCGGCCGAGATCGCGGTGAGCGTCCTGGCCGAGATCATCGCCGTCGAGCGTGGTCCGGCCGGCAGTGCGGACATGCGTGATGGCGTGGTTGCCGAGTGA
- a CDS encoding (2Fe-2S)-binding protein: protein MARHAFTLNGQPREIEAPDDMPLLWVLRDLVGLTGAKYGCGEGVCGSCTVLVDGAAVPSCQLSVTEVRGSAVTTIEGLSPDGSHPLQQAWIHEDVPQCGYCQAGQIMGAAALLAAKPAPSDAEIDAAMAGHVCRCGTYVRIRAAIHRAAQEARA from the coding sequence ATGGCGCGCCATGCGTTCACGCTCAACGGGCAGCCGCGCGAGATCGAGGCCCCGGACGACATGCCCCTGCTCTGGGTGCTGCGCGACCTCGTCGGCCTCACCGGGGCCAAGTACGGCTGCGGCGAGGGCGTGTGCGGCAGCTGCACCGTCCTGGTCGACGGGGCCGCGGTGCCGAGCTGCCAGCTCAGCGTCACCGAGGTCCGCGGCAGCGCTGTGACGACGATCGAGGGTCTTTCGCCCGACGGCAGCCACCCGCTGCAGCAGGCCTGGATCCACGAGGACGTGCCGCAGTGCGGCTACTGCCAGGCCGGGCAGATCATGGGCGCCGCAGCGCTCCTCGCGGCCAAGCCGGCGCCGTCGGATGCCGAGATCGACGCCGCCATGGCCGGCCACGTCTGCCGCTGCGGGACGTACGTCCGGATCCGCGCCGCCATTCACCGCGCCGCGCAGGAGGCCCGCGCATGA
- a CDS encoding xanthine dehydrogenase family protein molybdopterin-binding subunit has translation MSHEASHEATAAPDLASTCASRLVSRRDVLKGAAGFQLAAVLGPFDQIVGFVAARADGTLADVSPAAIAQSGGSRISQWLTVAPDGTVTITAHKGDLGQGIRTTVAMIIAEELDADWDAVTVVQAPADNAFGNQGVAGSGSTSSMYNSATNGLRPVGAAARLMLVEAAAARWGIPATRCRTEKSTVIADDGRRLTYGELAADAARRTPPAANAVQLKNAANFTLVGRPTLRVDNADVVTGKAEFALDVDRPGTRYAVVSKSPFVGGRVHSVDDAAARAVSGVIDVVNVGNGVAVVGEHTWAALKGRAALNVVWDDRGNAGLSSDGIMAAKAAALPAAPPIDVPGARVVATTLDLPFLAHATMEPMTCMAEVVGDRVTVWVGTQSPSSARQGAAQAAGVPEGNVMVNCMLMGGGFGRRGGNEWVREAVMLSKRVGAPVKLLYPRDEDMRTDNFRPASHHRLRGAVDAAGRIVAWQHHLASGGSGNGPNPNLANQVRPSYNVASPDLQAVGVGDPVSVGAWRSVSHSQINPANEVLMDMLAHAASQDPLAFRLANLTNNRLRGVLELAAEKADWGSALPARVGRGIAACAAWNSYVAQVVELEVATDGRIKVRRVVAAVDCGQVINPLGVAAQIEGASVDGLSTALGAAITVEAGRVQQRTFAEYVWFRMADTPPIEVHLLTGKSSSAGGMGELGYPAMPAAVINAVFAATGIRVTRLPIQPADVALAGAPTPVPTVVSTAVPTAVPPTAPPTAVPPQPTDGPGTPAAKVFLPWGGTGRP, from the coding sequence ATGAGCCACGAAGCCAGTCACGAAGCCACGGCGGCCCCCGATTTGGCGTCCACCTGCGCCTCCCGCCTCGTCTCCCGCCGCGATGTCCTCAAGGGCGCCGCCGGCTTCCAGCTGGCCGCCGTCCTCGGCCCGTTCGATCAGATTGTCGGCTTCGTCGCCGCGCGCGCGGATGGGACGCTCGCCGACGTGTCGCCCGCTGCGATCGCGCAGTCCGGCGGATCGCGGATCAGCCAATGGCTCACCGTCGCGCCGGACGGCACCGTGACGATCACGGCGCACAAGGGCGATCTCGGCCAGGGCATCCGTACGACCGTGGCCATGATCATCGCCGAGGAGCTCGACGCCGACTGGGACGCTGTGACGGTCGTCCAGGCGCCGGCCGACAATGCGTTCGGCAACCAGGGTGTGGCCGGCAGCGGCAGCACGTCGAGCATGTACAACAGCGCCACGAACGGCCTGCGCCCCGTCGGCGCCGCCGCGCGCCTCATGCTCGTGGAGGCCGCCGCGGCGCGCTGGGGGATCCCGGCCACGCGCTGCCGCACCGAGAAGAGCACCGTCATCGCTGACGATGGTCGCCGCTTGACCTACGGCGAGTTGGCCGCGGACGCCGCGAGGCGCACGCCGCCGGCCGCCAACGCCGTCCAACTCAAGAACGCGGCGAACTTCACGCTTGTTGGGCGGCCGACGCTGCGCGTGGACAATGCCGACGTCGTCACCGGCAAGGCGGAGTTCGCGCTCGATGTGGACCGGCCCGGAACGCGCTACGCCGTCGTCAGCAAGTCGCCGTTCGTCGGCGGCCGGGTGCACAGCGTCGACGATGCGGCGGCGCGCGCCGTGTCGGGCGTCATCGACGTCGTGAACGTCGGCAATGGCGTCGCCGTCGTCGGGGAGCACACGTGGGCCGCGCTCAAGGGGCGGGCGGCGCTCAACGTCGTTTGGGACGATCGCGGCAACGCCGGTCTGTCCAGCGATGGGATCATGGCCGCCAAGGCCGCCGCCCTGCCTGCCGCGCCGCCGATCGACGTGCCCGGTGCGCGCGTCGTCGCCACGACGCTCGATTTGCCGTTCCTGGCCCACGCCACGATGGAGCCGATGACGTGCATGGCCGAGGTCGTCGGCGACCGCGTGACGGTCTGGGTCGGCACGCAGAGCCCGTCCAGCGCCCGGCAAGGCGCGGCGCAGGCGGCGGGTGTGCCCGAGGGCAACGTGATGGTGAACTGCATGCTGATGGGCGGCGGCTTCGGCCGGCGCGGCGGCAACGAGTGGGTGCGCGAGGCGGTGATGCTTTCCAAGCGCGTCGGCGCGCCCGTCAAGCTGCTCTATCCGCGCGACGAGGACATGCGCACGGACAACTTCCGCCCGGCCAGCCACCACCGCCTGCGCGGTGCGGTGGACGCCGCGGGCCGGATCGTCGCCTGGCAGCACCATCTGGCCTCCGGCGGGAGCGGCAACGGCCCGAACCCGAACCTGGCGAACCAGGTGCGTCCGAGCTACAACGTCGCCTCGCCCGACCTGCAGGCCGTCGGCGTCGGCGATCCGGTGTCCGTTGGGGCGTGGCGGTCCGTGTCGCACTCCCAGATCAACCCGGCCAACGAGGTCCTGATGGACATGCTGGCCCACGCCGCGTCCCAGGACCCGCTGGCCTTCCGGCTGGCGAACCTCACGAACAACCGGCTGCGCGGCGTGCTCGAGTTGGCCGCCGAGAAGGCCGATTGGGGCTCGGCGCTGCCGGCGCGTGTCGGCCGCGGGATCGCCGCTTGTGCCGCCTGGAACTCGTACGTGGCCCAGGTCGTCGAGCTCGAGGTCGCGACGGACGGCCGGATCAAGGTCCGGCGCGTCGTCGCCGCGGTCGATTGCGGCCAGGTGATCAATCCGCTCGGCGTGGCAGCCCAGATCGAGGGCGCCTCGGTCGACGGCCTCTCGACGGCGCTCGGCGCGGCGATCACCGTCGAAGCGGGCCGCGTCCAGCAGCGCACGTTCGCCGAGTACGTCTGGTTCCGGATGGCGGACACGCCGCCGATCGAGGTCCACCTCCTCACCGGCAAGAGCAGCAGCGCCGGCGGCATGGGCGAGCTCGGCTACCCGGCGATGCCGGCCGCCGTGATCAACGCCGTCTTCGCCGCCACCGGCATCCGCGTCACGCGCCTGCCGATCCAGCCGGCGGATGTCGCGCTGGCTGGCGCCCCGACGCCGGTGCCGACGGTGGTATCGACGGCCGTGCCGACGGCGGTCCCGCCGACTGCGCCGCCGACCGCCGTCCCGCCGCAGCCGACGGACGGGCCGGGGACGCCGGCTGCGAAGGTGTTCCTGCCGTGGGGTGGGACGGGGCGGCCGTGA